CCTACAGTGGCAGCAATTGAAGCTGGCAAAGACATTGCCTTAGCCAATAAAGAGACACTGATTGCCGGGGGTCCTTTTGTCCTTCCTCTTGCGCGCAAGCATAAAGTAAAGATTCTTCCAGCTGATTCAGAGCATTCTGCTATATTCCAGGTATGGACAAGCACCAAAATGCAAAGAGtacaatttcttttctttgtttccttaAGTCAGTCATGTGAATTTATGTACGTATCATTGCTATATAATTTCTGTCCATTGCATGACTAGTACGTTCGTCAGTTCCCTTCCTTCTCATTATAAGGCCTAATGAATTGTCCTGGTTTCAGTGTATTCAAGGCTTGCCAGAGGGTGCTCTTAGGCGCATTATTTTAACTGCATCAGGTGGCGCTTTCAGGTGTGACTGCTTAATTTTAGACAGAAGTTTTATATCGCATGTTAAACTATGTGTGAACTCAACTAAGTCTGAACTCGGAAGAATGTAACGCACATATTGCATCGTTCAAGAGAAATATGAGATAACAACAGAATTTAAAATATTGTAGCACTTTTGAAGTGTTCTATTGAGTCGTCTAGTAAGTTCAAAACATGTCCAGTGAGCTTGACATTGTTATTGTGTTTTCAGTTATAAGTCCAACTTAATAGTTCTCCTCCCGAAACCtatttgcttttctttcttaTAGAGCTCTCCTTTTCATTGTCAAAAAATATCTCGGGGAATGGGTTAGCAGGAGCTGGATAAATCCTCTTTATCATGTACTTCTTTAGCAGGGCTATTTTAAATGAACTATTGCAATTTCTGCTTCATCATTGGTATGAAGCCAAATTTAATCGCCTCTTTCCTATGTCAGGGATTGGCCTGTTGATAAATTGAAAGATGTTAAAGTGGCTGATGCGTTGAAGCATCCTAACTGgaatatggggaaaaaaattactgtCGACTCTGCTACCCTCTTCAATAAGGTCATTATTTGTGTTCCTTATCTTCTATTCCAAGGACTTGCACTCCCTTTTTCTGTATAGTTAATTTTCTGTTATTTATGGGGCATGATCCATGAGGACCGTGTCAATTTAACCTCTAAAACCTTGGTCCAAGTTATAGACAGGACTCACGATTTTCTGTTGACAGGGTCTAGAAGTTATTGAAGCGCACTATCTTTTTGGGGCTGAATATGATGATATTGAGATTGTTATTCATCCCCAATCTATCATACATTCAATGATTGAAACACAGGTTATGACTCATCTCTAACGTAACTTTCTTGGTTCTTGTATGATGGTTACAAGGTTCTGTTAATGAACTTCTTTGCTTTAACGTGACCGACAattgaatcctctctctctctctctctctctctctctctctctctctctctctctctctctctctctctctctccaggatTCATCTGTGCTGGCACAACTCGGGTGGCCTGATATGCGTTTGCCAATCCTCTACACATTATCTTGGCCGGACAGGATTTACTGCTCTGAGATTACTTGGCCTCGCCTTGATCTTTGCAAGTAATTATCTCTTGATCTTAGACCAAATGATCTAGAATTTATATTGAGTTCTACGTTTTCCATCTGCTCTATGAAGGTAAAGTTTAAAGTCTAAATTTGATCATTCATGAGGCCACCAGAGCTTACTGCATTCATTTTACTAGTGTTTTCTTCCCTCTAGATGCAGCTAAGTAATTGCATTagccaagaaaatacacttgtGTGATGACACATTGAATGTTGCATTTGATTTGCCGTACTCTTTTCTAACAAATCTACCAAATGGGCCAGTCACTGTCTCCGCATTTTGGATATAGAACTAAACTATTTGCAGCATTTTACCCAAGGAATAtgtttattattttctcattgTATGTTGGAAAACATAGCTAAATCATCAATATTCTGTAGTAGTTGTGCTGACAGTCATTTTGAACTGTAGAACTCTCATTAAACTAATGGTCAACATACTTTATAAAATTCTGAATCAGCTTTAACAGTGAATGAAAACCATTTTGTAAATccttttatgtgattttaagatTGTTGAACGTAATTCTCTGAGAATATGGTGAAACTATGAAAATGCTAAAATTCACTATCAATTCCTTATTTAGCTGTATTTGGATGATACAGGCTTGCGTCACTGACTTTTAAAGCTCCTGACAATGTGAAATACCCATCCATGGATCTCGCCTATGCTGCTGGACGGGCTGGAGGCACCATGACAGGAGTTCTCAGTGCTGCAAATGAGAAAGCTGTGGAGTTGTTCATCGATGAAAAGTATGTACATGTACTTGTTGAGATTTACTCCTGCAATGAAAGTGTTCTGCTTTCTACTACTGTACAGTATTGGGAGGCACAATGGTAGTAGTTGCAGGAGTAGCAACATCTTCATACCAATGAGTCTCATCCTCTGAGCACGAACCTTAAAGTGGTAGCCTCTCCTGCTTTTGATCTTAAAGGTTAAGGTTTTACACCAGGTTCATGGAAAGTGAAATAAGTAGCCAGTCATATGTAGCATCTTACATGATAAAACTAAAGGAGAGTTGAATATAGTGATACCCAAACACCACAAATTTCCTTTCAAAGTTTATGTTAGTCCCCACTCCTCAGCCTTCAGTATCCTcggtgtgagtgtgtgtgtctagagagagagagagagagcatcttACATGATAAAATTAAAGGAGAGTTGAATATACTGATACCCAAACGCCACAAATTTCCTTTCGAAGTTTATGTGAGTCCCCACTCCTCAGCCGTATCCTCagtgtgagtgtgagtgtgagtgtgtgtgtgtgtgtgtgtgagagagagagagagagagagagagagagagagagagatgttccTGTAGGCATAGTACATCGCTTCCAACTAGGAGAGTTGATAGAATCTCATGAATGTTAGGATAGAACTAAGTGTCCAAGTTTAaggtatgaaaaaaaataaaaacgcaACTGTTCGCCATCTCCCCACGCTTCAAGAACCATTGATACCAAACCAATTCATCCTATTTTCCTTGTACCCCCACGAATATTTCCTTTGAAATTTGTACATTCTGATTGGTATGCTTAATTGTTCATGGATGAACACATGAGATTTTTTTGTTGCCCTTGCTAAATTACTACAAATTCTAAAATCACGTAATTTTGATCCTTAGGAAATCCTAGATTTCAAATGTACATGTCCGCCAGTTTGATTCATTTTGATTTACCTCGGGATATTTGGCAAACTTCAAGTGTTATTCCTGAAGCAGCTGACTTTGTTGCTCTAGTACGTTATTGATAGTCCACAAAATTGTAGCATTAGGCATTTAGGCTGTGTTAGGATCTTAGATTTTCCTAGTGAATAGAAAAGCAAagggaaaagagagaagaaatcaGCTTTACAAATCAACCCCAAGGGGTTCTTGAGAATCTCACAAATCAACCCCAAGGGGTTCTTGAGAATCTCAACCGGTGGTCGAGGCTTGGGACTTTAGACTATGCTCCCCTCTTAGGTCAtgctatcaactcttatggGGTCAATTCATACTCGACTTTTTCTTTGACATTAATTGGGCCCCCCTCTAGTGGATGGTGGTATTGGTTCCCCACATGAGTTTCAAGCTGGCCCATACATTCCgagttatggaaaaaaaattcacaaaatccCTTCCCTTTTCGTTTCCTGCACATAGGCAAGGTTGAAAAAGATACTTAGTTGGACATAAGAATTGTCATAGACACTGGTGTGGCTTTGCTTGTTAAGCTTTGTCATCCAATTGTTGCTTGTGTTGTTTTCAGGATCGGCTACCTGGATATTTTCAAGGTTGTAGAGCTAACATGTGATAAGCATCAGGCAGAGTTGGTGGTATCACCTTCTCTCGAGGAAATAGTACATTATGACTTGTGGGCGAGGAAGTATGCCGCGAGCTTGCAACCTTCATCTGGTTTGACTCCTGTTCCTGTATAAGCAAGTTTTTGTCCGTTGTGCCCCAGGCAATGATGGTAGTGTTGAAAGATCGCGTTTCTACACTGCTTTAGGGCATGAAGCAATTGTGTCATAATTTTCATAATGAGAAATGCGAGCTTCTCTGTATTCTTCATTCTTCACTTTTAGGTCATGAACGTATTTTTCCACCCTCTGTGGTGGGTGATATTGGGAATGGTGCATTCTCTTGTAAAAGAGGa
This DNA window, taken from Rhododendron vialii isolate Sample 1 chromosome 8a, ASM3025357v1, encodes the following:
- the LOC131335841 gene encoding 1-deoxy-D-xylulose 5-phosphate reductoisomerase, chloroplastic is translated as MALNLVSPTEIKGLSFLDSSKSNHHPLKLQGRFSLKKKDYGATFGKRIHCCAQQPPPAWPGRAVVEPDRKTWNGPKPIAIVGSTGSIGTQTLDIVAENPDKFRIVALAAGSNVTLLADQVKTFKPQLVAVRNESLVDELREALADADYKPEIIPGEQGVIEVARHPDAATVVTGIVGCAGLKPTVAAIEAGKDIALANKETLIAGGPFVLPLARKHKVKILPADSEHSAIFQCIQGLPEGALRRIILTASGGAFRDWPVDKLKDVKVADALKHPNWNMGKKITVDSATLFNKGLEVIEAHYLFGAEYDDIEIVIHPQSIIHSMIETQDSSVLAQLGWPDMRLPILYTLSWPDRIYCSEITWPRLDLCKLASLTFKAPDNVKYPSMDLAYAAGRAGGTMTGVLSAANEKAVELFIDEKIGYLDIFKVVELTCDKHQAELVVSPSLEEIVHYDLWARKYAASLQPSSGLTPVPV